One part of the Actinotignum schaalii genome encodes these proteins:
- a CDS encoding L-rhamnose mutarotase, producing MVSTPTVDQILNDTTQKSDSRCGFVLRVREDKLDEYLQAHCHVWEEMRDALSRSGWRNYSLFVDPETAVVFGYFEADDVWQAMNCMENEEINTKWQAEMAQYFVQPDGGTNYFLSQYFYLQ from the coding sequence ATGGTTAGCACCCCGACTGTTGACCAGATTTTGAATGACACGACGCAGAAGTCTGATTCAAGATGTGGCTTTGTTTTACGAGTCCGCGAAGACAAGTTGGATGAATACCTCCAAGCGCACTGCCATGTATGGGAAGAGATGCGCGACGCCTTGTCACGTTCCGGCTGGCGGAACTACTCACTCTTCGTCGATCCGGAAACCGCCGTCGTTTTTGGCTATTTCGAAGCCGATGACGTGTGGCAAGCGATGAACTGCATGGAGAACGAGGAGATTAACACCAAGTGGCAGGCCGAAATGGCTCAGTACTTTGTACAGCCCGACGGCGGCACGAACTACTTCTTGTCCCAGTATTTCTATCTTCAGTGA